CTGCTCGCCACCGGCACGTCGGGCCTGCTGCCGACGATCCTCTCGCGCTGCCAGAAGCTGCGTTTCGAGCCCTGGCCCGAGGCGGAGCTCACCACCCTGCTGGAGGAAGTGGGGCAGGCGACGCCGGAAGAGGCCGCCGCCGCCGCCCGGGCCGCCGACGGCAACGCCCGCCGCGGCCTGGCCTGGCTCGAGCCGGAAGCCCGGCTCATGGGGGCCTGGGCGGTGCAGCTCTGCGACTGGATCCACGCCGGGCGGCGGGGACTGGCCGCCATCAGCGCCGACGAACTGCACCGCGGCCTGGTCTGCCACGCCTGCCTGCGCGGCGACCAGACGCCCCGGACCTTCGAGGTCAAGGATGCGCCCCTGCGGCGCGACCGGGCCATCCAGCTATGCGAGCTGCTCATTCTCCTGTACAGTGACATGGTCGGCAGCCGCGAGGCGGGCCGCGGTGGCGCCTGGCGCCCGCGGCTGGCCCCCGCCGCCGACCTGACGGCCCGGCTCGCCGCCGCGCGCCGCACCGACACCCTGCTCGGGGACATGGCCGCCATCGAGGCCACCCGGCGGGAGATCGACCACAATCTGAACATCGGACTGGCCATGGCCGTCCTGTTCGAGGGACTGATAGATCATGCCGAAACCGACGCGGCCACTGCCCGAGCGGGAGCCGGATAGTCGCCGCCCCCGTCGGGGGGCACGACCGCGCGCCGATCGCCACACGCCCGAGCGGGCGCCGCGCCCGCACGGCGACGAACCCCTCGTCGTCGTCCAGTTCAAGGGCCACCGCAAGAGCTACTACCACAACCGCGCCGGCGTCCCGGTCGCCCCGGGCGCCTACTGCCTGGTCGAGGCCGACCGGGGCCGCGACCTCGGCCGCGTCACCTACGTGGGGCCCGGACGCGACGACTGGTGGCGTCTGGCCGACGCCCAGGGCGTGCTCGCGGTGGCCGGCGAGGACGACCTGCGTCGCCTGCACGACAACCGCGGCGACGAGTGGGAGTTCTGGGACATCTGCCAGGAGAAGATCCGCCACCGCCGACTGGACATGAACCTGGTGGCGGTCGAGCGCCAGTTCGACCACAACAAGATCACCTTCTTCTTCACCGCCGAGCAGCGCGTCGACTTCCGCGCCCTGGTGCGGGACCTCGCCGCCGTCTTCCGCACGCGCATCGAGCTGCGCCAGATCGGCGTCCGCGACGAGGCGCGCCTGAAGGGCGGCCTCGGCCTGTGCGGTCGCGAGTTCTGCTGCTCCCGCTTCCTGCACGACTTCGTGCCGGTGACCCTCAAGATGGCCAAGATCCAGCAGCTGCCCCTGAACCCGGGCAAGCTTTCCGGACCCTGCGGCCGGTTGCGCTGCTGCCTCACCTTCGAGAACGAATCCTACCAGGAGGCCCGCAAGCGCCTGCCCCGGGTGGGCGCCTGCGTCGAGACGCCCGACGGCCCGGGCACCGTGCGGCGGGTCGACCTGCTGCGGCGCACGGCC
The genomic region above belongs to bacterium and contains:
- a CDS encoding stage 0 sporulation family protein, encoding MPKPTRPLPEREPDSRRPRRGARPRADRHTPERAPRPHGDEPLVVVQFKGHRKSYYHNRAGVPVAPGAYCLVEADRGRDLGRVTYVGPGRDDWWRLADAQGVLAVAGEDDLRRLHDNRGDEWEFWDICQEKIRHRRLDMNLVAVERQFDHNKITFFFTAEQRVDFRALVRDLAAVFRTRIELRQIGVRDEARLKGGLGLCGREFCCSRFLHDFVPVTLKMAKIQQLPLNPGKLSGPCGRLRCCLTFENESYQEARKRLPRVGACVETPDGPGTVRRVDLLRRTAAVSGEGGDGPVEWPADHLRWDGAASLPTPRTERGGCGGGCGGNGGCGGKDPS